aATAGAAAATCCTTGAAGTACGTTAAATGCCACGTAGCAATATTGAAGTTATTTGGCAGAGATGAGTTTGCTTTGACATGGGAAATGGGATGAAAATGTCAAggtttttcctttctttaagGGATCATGTTAGATCTCATACCCTTATCTTCTTGtactcattttttctttctttatctcATCTATCACACATCAAAAGATGCaacttttcattcaaattttataacatatcaattCTTTGccataaaaaaagattaagttTTCTACGTCATCTTTTTCAACTCGATATTGTAATTATTAGAAACAAGTACAATATTgccaaattaaaaagatttgtACACTATTATTCCTTGGTTCTTTGTTTCTAAATCCAACTAGGATTAAGATCAACAGTTAATATTGGATGGAATCTGATggttttgtttgtaatttccTACTGATAAAGTCACAATAATGTTTACACAACATCGGAGCATAAATGATTCGATTCTTCCTAACAAAAGTGAATATGAGAAGATGccagttttgaaaatatacatgaaataaaattggaatttGAATTGGTCCTTAAAACCCTATACACTATAACCACATTTAAGTTTAGGTGTTATGTTACATTTCCAATACAGTACAACTTGGGAAATAGATGAGTTGAATTGAATCTCTCCTCTTGACTGACACACATCTGTGTTTGAGGAAAATGCAGATCTTTGAGCTAattaaatcaacttttaagttCTGCTAGATTCTGGCTGGGAGAAGCTTTAGATTCATGGCCATCTAACAACATTTGGAAACCTTTTTCCACTGAAGGGGTTGGGGGGTAAAAAAATCCTAACATTTTGTGAACTTCTAACTCACAAGAAGGCTAACTAGCCGGGAATAAAAGTTGCAGAATctacaatattttatacaaaatataagatACTTATCTGATCCCCTTCCTCAAGTAGTATAAAACATATACTACTCTCTGGATCATTTGAGGCTAAGCTAAAGAGCAAGTACTGTTGTGGCCTTGACCTTTTCATCTTCCCCACCGTTTCGGCTGTTGCTGTGATCCGGTTGAACGAGGTGATGGATCGGGGCTTTCTGAGACTTCAAGATGGGTTGGCAAATGATTAGGAAGACTTCTTTGAACAGACTGCTCGGAAGAATCTTCTTTGGctaaggaagaaaagagagattcAAACAGAGGCCAAAAGGTAAAAATATGATTGAAGATTTTAGAATCGTGAATGTACCAAATAGAGTTGTCACAGATGGTCTCTTGGTCTTGATTGGCTTTTTCCTCATCTCAGCTGCAAATTAAGATTGAAGCATCCATTAGTTTGTAGTTTCTGGTGAAATACGCTCATGTGAAAGAAACTTGGGGCGGGAATGTTAGACTTCATTGATATTACTACAAACTGGGACTACCACATGTTCATTTAGGAATGAATTGttaaattcaatgaaaaataagtGGAGACATACTAATGCCAGACAAGTGGTGTTCGTtgacaatttcaaaattcttgtATGTGTAACCAACAAAGTTCACGTCCTTGGGTGAAAGCTTCTGCTGAATAACAAAAGCTCGAATTAGTTGCTTTGCTACAGAGAATTTTTTGAGAAGAAACAGTTGTGGTAAGATGCACACCACAATTCAAGAATAAAACAACGTAAATATTCGAGCTAGAGCAagtattaaaatgaaaatcaacaGAATCTAGTATGCAAATTTCTTCCCATGCAGTGGAATCTTGAGATGCTGTATCATTGCAAGCACTCGTCAAGCTGATCaatcattttgtatttaaaaataatagttacTTCTGACATGTTTTACTTATAACAGTTTTGTAGATACTGCTTTAGAAAGATGTCCTTAAAAGCATTCCTATATTATCAAAGGTTACTGTCACCTTCTACTATTAGCACaagtgttctttttctttttcttttgttgctaTAAGGATATTCGAAGTTTTGTACATAAGCTGCGACAGGTTTATAGATAGACCATGGAAGAATATATCAGTCATAAATTTCGATAAACCTTTAAAATCAGCTATggttcttaaaaataaaaataaaaataaactataaggGGAAAAAAACTTGAGACATGTTGACTTGAGAGATTAAACATCTTAAGATTTTCTCATCCGTCAACACATTGAGAGAACAATAGTTATGTGGATAAAAAACCTTTAAAAACTAGCTATGGTTAGTAAGTAATGTAGCAGATTACTTATGTGATAATGTGTTGAGTTGAATGGAAAATTTATTAGCTTTCCAAAACAACAAATCGCAGACTTACCTTTCTCAAAGGGCCCGACTTTGATGTAGTTTGCCCTGGCACACCCAGCTGTATAACACAAAAATCCACTAGACCATGATTAATAAACAATTGAGCATCAATTAGgaattaaatatgtattagAAATAGTAAATACTAAACGTTACATGAATAGCCTTCATATAGGGCAAAAGTCAAAACCAAGGAAACTCTCTCCTGGAAATTCTAATGCCCTGGCATTATGGATGGATCCCAAATCCTTATTCACTTAATTAGGATTCAAGTACAATTTTGAATAGTTAtgtaattttaagtttttacaTTCAAATTAAGTGCACAGTGAACCAGTCAATGACAAGTTATCCatccttatatatataatataaatgtgaaaaacTCCATTTCAAACAAGtactatttatatttgtgtaCCTACTTGAGATCCATGTTGCATCTAAATAATGAAGGAGTAACATTTGGAACTAAGATGAAACCttataaacaaagaaaacaactaTTTTGATATCAAGCTTTTTACTATAGTAAAAAATTACGTGATCCTCATACAGATAACAAAGCAAATAATAAATGGCCTTTgtacaacaacaaaaaaaacgtTAATATTTTACCTCTTCATACTTCTCAAAATTTCGAGTGTCTAACTCATCCTGTATTTCTGGGATTATAACAGCTTCCATTTGATACAATTTATCCCATTGTGTACCTTTAAACCATGGATGCGCCTAACAAACGACATTTGATGAGTCATATATTCAACTTGATGAATGAATTGGAAAGGATAAGATTATGCTAACCTTAATTTCTTTAGCTCCTTTGGTTCCAAGCCTTTGCTCAACATTGCATAAAAGTTTGCAAATAAGATCTTTGGCCTCGATGGAAATTTTTGCTTCTGTAGGGAATCTCAAATGTGTTCTCCAGTTAATAATCTGCACCACATAAATTGACCATCTTTTGGTGATCATACTTCAAATCAGAAGTTAGCAGTACTATCATTCATTTCATCgaccaaaatattttaacctGAAGATCTAATACATACCATACTTACTACTTATACTTTTAACTATTCTCATTACCTAATCAAGACAACTACGAAGAGTTCTACATGCCTACTGCCTATGCTAACAAACGATTAATTTCCCCTACCTTTCTACATGTAGACATTGGATCATCAGAATAGAAAGGTGGAAATCCCACAAGCATTTCGTACATGATTGCACCAAGAGACCACCTAAAAACAACTTCGTATTACAATTTGATAAAGAACCATAATGAAATGATGTTAAACACAAGAAACAAGCATACCAGTCGCACTCCATTCCATATCCCTTCCTCAATAACACTTCTGGGGCGATATAGTCCGGTGTTCCAACAGCTGAATAAGCCTATTACAACacaaaataatactaataataataaaaaaaatcacaagtAAACTTATATACAGAAAGACACATACATACATGGGGAGAAAGAAAAGtcatacaaaatataaacactTAATATATAAGCATATGAAATGGCCATGTCGACCTAAATTAAAGAGATAAGGTTCATATCTTCTTTCACTAAAATTTACGGAAAGTTGATAGGAAGCTAAAGCTGGAATTAGATTTTTCAACAATCATACGTCCATAAGGATATTGGGTAAGAATGCCCATAACagcacaaaaataaatatcaattaaaaaaattgtataaaagTTGGAATTTCCACACTAGATTTGCAACTAAATGGAAAGTTTTGACAAAAAGGATCTGAATAATAAAGCAATAAAGGAAGAGTGTCTTATGATGAAATTCAAAGATGATAAAGATGAAGTATGGCCCTGAATTAGATTTAGAACCAACTAATGAATGTCTTATGATGAAGTATGAATTAAATTTCCATACACTATATATTGGTCACATTTCCATAGTATGGTCTGTTaatctttttcaaacaaaaaaaaaaaaagaagcaaggAAGAAATACAATTCCTGTTCAGACAAgcagaaaaaattaaattcgtGATCAAGTCAATTTTGACCGTGTTTTTCTGTCATTCCATCTATAAGATGTAGAAGCATCGcaataaacaattttgaatgTCGTCACATccattataaaagaaatatatatcaagGAAGTATTCAAATGGAATGACACGAAAATCTGCAATAATCAGAGATGCAAGTGAGGTGTTACACAGTTAAATCTTATGAATAAGAATAGAACCTTGTACACAGTCAACACTCAATTACGattcaaaaagaataaaataataataaattgtccAGCATTTTTTCTTGGTGCTTCATTCTTCCTTCaaccaaccaaaattttatcatatagGATAGAATTAGAAATCAAACATGCAACTCTGCAACATACAAGGAATGAAACTATGACAAAGAGGAAAGGAGAACAAACCAATGTTCGTCTGTTCTTTTGCCAATGTATCAATTGTTCTTGTTGTGTCCGTTTTGATACACTAGTTTGACTACCATTTTCTGTGGAAGATCTGACATTCTTCACCattactttttcttcctcGGTGAGATTAGGGAAACTACTAGACTCCAAGGGTTTACACAACCCAAAATCTGAGAGTTTAATGTGGCCATAACGATCAAGGAGTAAATTATCAGGCTTGATGTCTCTAAAAAGCAGAAGAAATTCACATTACTTAAGTAAACTCAATAACGGTATTCAATGTAACAATATCTATAAATtctgaaaaaataatctaaagaGTAACTTacaggagaagaaaaagacgGACAAGATGcaaaaaatgtgaattttgAGGAAATTTTAAGAGAGCAATCAAAAGCAAGAATGTGGGTTGCGAGCTGATAAAGTGATGCcaaaaatttgaatctaaaCTATTCCATGCGATATTCTCATCATAAAAtgtggagaaaagaaaataaaataaaataaacttcatcctaaaaatggagaaaatctGAAGTTGTGATGGTGGCCAATTTTATGCACCACAGATCTTTCAATTGTAAAACCACagtgtttatttttatttaatttagtttagatatttgtttattttttcaatcaaatgaaaattgagCAAAAAACCACAAACATAGACAATCTATGGgagattttttaaagaaaaagatataaaacCTGTGAATGTAATTATGCTTGTGAATGGACTCTATAGCAAGGACTGTTTCCCCAACATAAAATCTAGCCTCATTCTCTGTCAAAATATCCTTGCGCATTAATAGGGTCATCATATCACCTCCAGGGAGATATTGCATAATAAGATACAAAAAA
This DNA window, taken from Cucumis sativus cultivar 9930 chromosome 6, Cucumber_9930_V3, whole genome shotgun sequence, encodes the following:
- the LOC101208438 gene encoding serine/threonine-protein kinase tricorner isoform X2; protein product: MDSARSWFQKFQTRVKKETVSDNEAPDVPSSATKQKVEVAKQYIENHYKSQMKSLQDRKERRWVLERRLADADASEEDQINVLKYLEQKETEYMRLRRHKMGVDDFELLTIIGRGAFGEVRLCREKTTGHVYAMKKLKKSEMLRRGQVEHVKAERNLLAEVDSAYIVKLYCSFQDDDFLYLIMQYLPGGDMMTLLMRKDILTENEARFYVGETVLAIESIHKHNYIHRDIKPDNLLLDRYGHIKLSDFGLCKPLESSSFPNLTEEEKVMVKNVRSSTENGSQTSVSKRTQQEQLIHWQKNRRTLAYSAVGTPDYIAPEVLLRKGYGMECDWWSLGAIMYEMLVGFPPFYSDDPMSTCRKIINWRTHLRFPTEAKISIEAKDLICKLLCNVEQRLGTKGAKEIKAHPWFKGTQWDKLYQMEAVIIPEIQDELDTRNFEKYEELGVPGQTTSKSGPLRKKLSPKDVNFVGYTYKNFEIVNEHHLSGITEMRKKPIKTKRPSVTTLFAKEDSSEQSVQRSLPNHLPTHLEVSESPDPSPRSTGSQQQPKRWGR
- the LOC101208438 gene encoding serine/threonine-protein kinase tricorner isoform X1; the encoded protein is MDSARSWFQKFQTRVKKETVSDNEAPDVPSSATKQKVEVAKQYIENHYKSQMKSLQDRKERRWVLERRLADADASEEDQINVLKYLEQKETEYMRLRRHKMGVDDFELLTIIGRGAFGEVRLCREKTTGHVYAMKKLKKSEMLRRGQVEHVKAERNLLAEVDSAYIVKLYCSFQDDDFLYLIMQYLPGGDMMTLLMRKDILTENEARFYVGETVLAIESIHKHNYIHRDIKPDNLLLDRYGHIKLSDFGLCKPLESSSFPNLTEEEKVMVKNVRSSTENGSQTSVSKRTQQEQLIHWQKNRRTLAYSAVGTPDYIAPEVLLRKGYGMECDWWSLGAIMYEMLVGFPPFYSDDPMSTCRKIINWRTHLRFPTEAKISIEAKDLICKLLCNVEQRLGTKGAKEIKAHPWFKGTQWDKLYQMEAVIIPEIQDELDTRNFEKYEELGVPGQTTSKSGPLRKQKLSPKDVNFVGYTYKNFEIVNEHHLSGITEMRKKPIKTKRPSVTTLFAKEDSSEQSVQRSLPNHLPTHLEVSESPDPSPRSTGSQQQPKRWGR